The Alphaproteobacteria bacterium genome has a window encoding:
- a CDS encoding SUF system NifU family Fe-S cluster assembly protein, with product MLDDLRQLYQEVIIDHSRSPRHFGHPAYVTHSADGDNPVCGDQLTVYLKLNPDTNTIEDIQFEGKGCAISTASASLMTEMLFGKSKDETDKLFTYFHHLMTDENQEVVAQLGSEISPDNLEILQVLAGVKQFPMRVKCATLAWHTMKAAFQNKKSVSTE from the coding sequence CAAGAAGTCATCATCGATCATAGCCGCTCGCCTCGTCATTTCGGGCACCCTGCCTATGTCACGCATTCTGCCGATGGTGATAATCCTGTTTGCGGAGATCAGCTCACCGTCTATTTAAAACTGAATCCAGACACAAACACGATTGAGGACATCCAGTTTGAAGGCAAAGGCTGCGCGATTTCAACTGCTTCCGCCTCACTCATGACCGAGATGCTTTTCGGCAAAAGCAAGGATGAGACTGATAAGCTCTTCACCTATTTTCACCATTTAATGACCGATGAGAATCAAGAAGTTGTAGCGCAGCTCGGCTCCGAAATTTCACCAGACAATCTTGAGATTTTGCAAGTTCTTGCGGGCGTAAAACAATTTCCGATGCGTGTGAAATGTGCAACGCTGGCCTGGCACACAATGAAAGCTGCTTTTCAGAACAAGAAGAGCGTTTCAACGGAGTGA